In Fusarium oxysporum f. sp. lycopersici 4287 chromosome 9, whole genome shotgun sequence, the genomic stretch CGATGCCAACGGCCAACAGCTCGGACGTGTAAAGTGGGTGGCTGGTGCGGACACGCCTCATGGGGCTTGATAGCCGTACTGTGTTATTCAATGATCCATCGACACTGTATGAGCAATACTATTTTCAGTCTCATAACAACTTCAGCAACTGGCCATTCATTGTCTTCactcatctccttctctcaCAAAGTCACCATGAACCAGCAAAGAACTCGTCCCATTCAAAAGTTTGCTAAAGCAGTCTCACAATGCTCCGTCGAGGTCTGAATTCTCTTGTCATACCTGCATCAAATCACTAAAATCTGGTAGGCTACGGCATATGGCAAGTGTATCGTTGCCGACTATAACGCTGTCCACAAGGATAAGTGTGCCAAAGAGTTTATGAGGCTCAAAGATTGTTATTTAGTATGTCCCCCTATCTATTCGCCTCTTAACGGCGACAAGTCTGACACTGTCACTCAAGGCTGCATCCAAGAAAACATGATGCACTCATGTAGCCACAAACAACACACTTTTAATCgaactttttttttttttttttttaataatttatcTCCTACATAAACTTGAATTTTGTTTCCCGAAGTTTTACAGCTTGAGTAATCTCAACAAAAATGTTGCCTGTTGGACCTcttgctcctcctctgcaATAAGACCCTCAGTCTGTGGTTCCGCTCCAGTCTCTTCTAGTGGTCGGCGCAAGACCTTCTCAAACACTGGATTCTGGGACTTGAAGGCACCAGACAAGCCAATATCTTCAGGGTCTGTAATGACACGGTACTCCATCTTAATATCGTCCGTTGGCACGAGACCTGCCTTCTTTCGAAGTCTCTGTACACGGTTGATGATCTCACGTCCTAGACCCTCAGCTGCCAGCTCAGGGTGAATCTCAGTGTCCAGGATGGTGAGCACATCGCTATCGGTGTTGATCTCCAAGTTCTTGGAAGActcatcctccttgataCCTCTGCGCACAACGAGATCGCCCTCTTCCAGACGAATACCGTCAACAAAGATTTCCTTGTCGCGGACGTATCCCTGGACCTGCTCGCTGGTAAGGAGAGGCAGCCCCTTCTTTACGCGGGCCatatccttcttgagcttctttccaagAACAGGCCAGTCGGCAGTGACGCTGTATTGGACGTTGTACTTGGCTTCGTCGCTCGAGAGCACGAGGTCTCGCACATTCAACTCCTCGCTGATATACTTCTCAAGGGACTTGACATCCTCAAGATATTGAGGATCGGAGTGAATTACCACCAGTGTCTTGAGAGGCTGCTTGAGGCCAATGGTACGGCGTTCACGCGATACACGAGCGAGCTCAATGACACGCTGCATGCGACCAACACGTCGCTCCACCTCCTCATCGAACAACTCTTCGCGGACATCGGGGAATGGCAGGAAGTGCACGCTTCGGGGATCTTCGCTTTGGAGCTCCTTGGGAATGTGAGGTAGAAGCTTGAGGTAGATGTTGTCAGTAAGGAAAGGGGTGAAAGGTGCCAGTCCACGGCACAAAGTGAACAACACTTCGAAGAGGGTGTTCAGGGCATGGAGGGTATCGTCGAGACCGTTCTCTCCCTTGAGTCGCTTTCGATTGAATCGAATATACCAGTTCGTTGTGCTGTCAATGAGACCAAGGAGCCTGGGTACGACAGTGTACAAACGGTATGAGGCCATCTCCTTGTTCACGAACTGAAGAAGGCTTTGGCAAACTGCCAGAACCCAGCGGTCCATGACATTGGTGTTGCTTGACTCCAACTTCGGATCCCAAACGAAGTCCACGCCCTCTGCCTTCTTAAGCAGAGCAACTTGACCCTCGAAGAACTTGTAGCTGTTCCACAACGGTAAAAGGACCTTCTGAACGACCTCCTTGACGCCAGACTCCTTGAAGCGGAGGGGCTCGGCTCGCACAACAGGAGAGTTGATAAGGTAGAGTCGAAGAGCATCAGAACCGTACTTGGACATGACGATAGAAGGGTCAGGATAGTTTTTGAGACGTTTCGacatcttcttgccatcctctGCAAGCACAATACCGTTGACAACACAGTTCTGGAACGGCGACTTGCCAAACAGGTGAGTTCCCAGCACTGTCAGTGTGTAGAACCATCCACGGGTTTGATCCAGACCCTCAGCGATGAAATCTCCGGGGAACGACTGGTTGAACTTATCAACATTCTCGAAGGGGTAGTGTTGGCTGGCATAAGGCATGCTTCCAGACTCGAACCAGCAGTCAAACACTTCCTCGATACGCTTCAGTTGACCTTTGCCCATCTTGCTGGGAATAGTGATATGATCAACCTTGTCGCGGTGAAGATCAGACAGATCACCCTCATATCCACTCAGTTCACGTAGCTCTTGAACGCTTCCAATGCACACTCTCTCCTCCAGATCATCGCTGACCCAAAGAGGGATGGGAGTACCCCAGTATCGGTTTCGGCTCACGTTCCAATCACGAGCGTTGGCAATCCAGCTGGCGAAtcgcttctccttgacaAATGATGGAACCCAGTGGGAACCCtcgatgttcttgagcatGTCGGGGACGATGTTGGGAATGCGGATGAACCAAGAGGGAACGGCCCTGTAGATAAGGGGAGTATCCGAGCGAGGGCACATGGGGTACGAGTGCTTAAGCTGAGACTCGTTGGCGATGCGACCGGCGTTCTTGAGGTGCTTGATGATGTGCTTATCAGCCTCCTTCACATGCAGGCCCTTGAAATCGGAGACTCGGTCAGTGAAGTGACCGGTGTCGTTGACGGGGTCAGGAGGTGGTCGCTTCTCGGTAATGATACCTGCGGCTGCAGCAATATTGTAATCGTCCTCACCAAACGCCGGTGCCTGGTGGACGATACCCACACCACTGTCGTCTGTAACGTAAGTTGCGTTCAACACCTTGAAGGCAATGTCCTTGAACTCCTCGTAAAAGTAGTCGAAAGGAGGGGTGTATTTCCATCCTAGCATATCCTTGCCGAGAACTGTTccgagcttcttgaattTAGCCTTCTTGGGATCCTTGTATAAGGTACCaaggagcttctcgagaaggatAAAAGTCTTTCCTGTCTTCTCATCCAGAATCTTAACATACTCGAAGTCAGGGTGAGCTGCGAGACCAAGATGCGATGGCAGTGTCCAAGGGGTGGTGGTCCAGGCGAGCAGGTTAACTTCAGGATCGTCGACAAGGGGAAATGTGACGACAACTGCAGGATCAGTGACATCTTGGTAGTTCTGGTTGGCCTCGAAATTGCTCAGGGCGGTGGTGAGAACAGTAGAGTAGGGCATAACTCGGTGTCCTTGGTAGACTTGGTCCTTGTCGAACAGTTGCTTGAAAACCCACCATTCAGACTCCATGAACTTGGGGTCCATTGTCTGAAGGAGCGCGGTTAGCTATCTGGCTAGGGATATAGAGTGTATGTTTCTTTACCTTGTAATCGTTGTCGAAATCAATCCAACGTCCCAAACGCTCAATGGTGTGTCGCCATTCGCCGGCATATCGCATGACAATGGATCGACACTCCTCGTTGTACTTGGCGATACCGAGTTCCATGACGGCAGCCTTACCAGAAATTCCCAGCTTCTTGTCAATCTCATGCTCAATGGGCAGACCGTGTGTATCCCAGCCAAAGCGTCGCTCGACGTGGTAGCCCTTCATGGACCAGTAACGAGGGATAACATCCTTGATGGTGGAGGCCAAAAGATGGCCGTAGTGAGGCAGACCGGTTGCAAAAGGAGGACCATCATAGAAGGTATATCGAGGGCGTCCTTCGGACAGTTCAACCTGTCGCAGGAAGGCATCGATTTCCCGCCATCTTTGGATGATGGCCTCCTCTTCTTTCGGGAAGTCGATCGACATGATTGTGATGGTTCGCCTGTAAGAGGAGGTGTTAGTGGACAAGTTTTGAACGAGATGGTATGAGGGATCATAGAAGAGGCGTAGTCGTGTTTAAGTAGCTAGGGGAATAGGCAAGAAAGAAATGTTTGACTCACCGGCGATGCCTTGAAAGTGTCACTATCTGCGACAAACCGTTGATGGAGGGGCAAGTTTAAGAAAAAAGGCAGCTCGCTCACCCGCTCGCTATGGTGGGTGAGTCAAGCAAGAGCGACGGAACCGGAGGTGGGGTCAAATTTGTGCCCCGCGTCTACCTTAGTTCCAAGGAGGGGTTCAAGGGTTACCTATCATAATCACAGCACTTTCTGTCCATGGTTGCTTATAAGCATAAACAATAAATTTTAATAGTTCGAATTAGAATgaatttatatataaattacctGGAATACTCTAACtatcttatttttaaaaatTTTCCTCAAGCAAAGATGTCTTTTCTGGCAAATCAGCATAACACTAACCCATCAAGAGATGACATAAGACCGACACCGGCAGATAATGGATGTATGGCCTCAAATGGTACCAAGGCCTATGAATCTTGGTAGCTTCTAGACCAATTTACAAAGCATCAGTAAGATTTGATGCATTGCATCCAATTTCTCCCTTCAGCAATGGCACTAAT encodes the following:
- a CDS encoding isoleucyl-tRNA synthetase, cytoplasmic is translated as MSIDFPKEEEAIIQRWREIDAFLRQVELSEGRPRYTFYDGPPFATGLPHYGHLLASTIKDVIPRYWSMKGYHVERRFGWDTHGLPIEHEIDKKLGISGKAAVMELGIAKYNEECRSIVMRYAGEWRHTIERLGRWIDFDNDYKTMDPKFMESEWWVFKQLFDKDQVYQGHRVMPYSTVLTTALSNFEANQNYQDVTDPAVVVTFPLVDDPEVNLLAWTTTPWTLPSHLGLAAHPDFEYVKILDEKTGKTFILLEKLLGTLYKDPKKAKFKKLGTVLGKDMLGWKYTPPFDYFYEEFKDIAFKVLNATYVTDDSGVGIVHQAPAFGEDDYNIAAAAGIITEKRPPPDPVNDTGHFTDRVSDFKGLHVKEADKHIIKHLKNAGRIANESQLKHSYPMCPRSDTPLIYRAVPSWFIRIPNIVPDMLKNIEGSHWVPSFVKEKRFASWIANARDWNVSRNRYWGTPIPLWVSDDLEERVCIGSVQELRELSGYEGDLSDLHRDKVDHITIPSKMGKGQLKRIEEVFDCWFESGSMPYASQHYPFENVDKFNQSFPGDFIAEGLDQTRGWFYTLTVLGTHLFGKSPFQNCVVNGIVLAEDGKKMSKRLKNYPDPSIVMSKYGSDALRLYLINSPVVRAEPLRFKESGVKEVVQKVLLPLWNSYKFFEGQVALLKKAEGVDFVWDPKLESSNTNVMDRWVLAVCQSLLQFVNKEMASYRLYTVVPRLLGLIDSTTNWYIRFNRKRLKGENGLDDTLHALNTLFEVLFTLCRGLAPFTPFLTDNIYLKLLPHIPKELQSEDPRSVHFLPFPDVREELFDEEVERRVGRMQRVIELARVSRERRTIGLKQPLKTLVVIHSDPQYLEDVKSLEKYISEELNVRDLVLSSDEAKYNVQYSVTADWPVLGKKLKKDMARVKKGLPLLTSEQVQGYVRDKEIFVDGIRLEEGDLVVRRGIKEDESSKNLEINTDSDVLTILDTEIHPELAAEGLGREIINRVQRLRKKAGLVPTDDIKMEYRVITDPEDIGLSGAFKSQNPVFEKVLRRPLEETGAEPQTEGLIAEEEQEVQQATFLLRLLKL